The region GGGGAAGAAGAAAAAATCATGAGAAACCCCTTCCATATGGTGGATGCTCAGCTCGCCAAATTAGTTAATACGGTCCCTGAGGGTGAGGACTGGCTCTATGAGTTGAAATATGATGGCTATCGAATTATTGCGTTTGTGGAAGGAAACAGTGTACGTCTAATCACCAGAAATGGTAATGACTATATGAGGCGGTTTCATGATGTTGCCACTTCGCTTATTGACCTTGCTGCTGGAAGGGCGATGGTACTGGATGGAGAAATGGTAGTTACAGACCCATCGGGCAAAACAGATTTCCAGGCTCTGCAAAACTATATGAAGAATCCCAAGGGCCAAAATCTAACGTATATTGTTTTTGATCTTCTTGCACTTAATGGTGCGGATCTTCGAGGACAACCTTTGATTCATAGAAAAGAAATGCTTGAAGCTTTGATGAAGGATGCCCCTAAAAACCTCTACTATAGTCGATATGTTAGAGGGAACGGAAAGGAAAGCTTTGCGGTAGCCTGTGCGTCAGATATGGAAGGAATCGTAGGTAAAAAAGCCGATTCCATCTACAGCGGAACCAGGAATGGTGACTGGATTAAACTCAAATGTGATAAAAGACAGGAATTTGTCATTGGAGGATATACACTTTCCGACAAAAAGGTATGGGGAATAAGTTCTCTTCTCCTTGGCGTCTATGAAGGTGAGGAATTGGTCTTTGCCGGACGTGCCGGTACTGGGCTAAGTGAGTCTGATATGAAAACTCTTGAGGAAAAATTTGAGAACATAAAGAGGATGGCCCCGGTTTTTAAAACTGCACCTAGTCCTAAGTCTAATGAAAAGATTACATGGCTTGAGCCAAAGCTGGTTGCGGAAATCAAATTTGCTGAATGGACGAAAGACAATCTATTAAGACAGGCAAGCTTTAAAGGTATACGAACAGATAAGGATCCTATGGATATAAAAAGGGAAAAGCCGGAGGAGGAAATACAGTCCCAATCCTCTGAAAAAGAAGTGGAGAAACCAATGGGAGTAAATGCAAACAGTATTATTATCGAAGGAATTAAAATTTCCAATCCGGATAAAGTGATGTTTGATGACCCTGTAATCACAAAGTTAGATGTGGTTCAGTATTATGAAAAGGTTTCGGAGCTTATGCTGCCGTATGTGAGTCACAGGGTTCTCAGCATTGTACGCTGTCCCAAAGGAGTTTCACAGACATGCTTTTATAAGAAGCATCCCGGTGCGGGAAGCAAAGGGATTATTACAATTCCCATTACTACCAGCAGTGGGGAGACAGAAGATTACTTCTATATTGAGAATATTTCAGGGCTTATCTCTGAAGTGCAGATGGGTACACTAGAATTTCATACCTGGGGAAGCCGTATCGATGAGCTTGAAAAGCCTGATGTGATGGTATTTGATTTGGATCCGGATGAAGGAATGGATCTAAGCCAGGTCCGCCAGGGAGTACTGGATGTTAGAAGTATTCTTAACGAACTTTGTTTGAACTCGTATCTCAAGACCAGTGGCGGCAAAGGATATCATGTAGTAGTCCCTTTAAAACCGGTTGTTAATTGGAATGTGTTTAACGATTTTGCAAGGCGGGTTGCCGAAGTTATGGAGAAGAAGTGGCCTGACAGATACACAAGTAATGTCAGAAAGGCTAAGCGTACAGATAAGATATTTATTGATTGGATTCGAAATGGTAGAGGCGCTACAAGTGTCGCTCCCTATTCCGTAAGGGCGAGGAAAGGTGCAAGGGTTTCCATGCCTATTGCATGGGAGGAACTTGACACAGTTGCTCCCGACGGCATCACTATGGCGGATGCACTTTTGAGGTTAAACGGCAAAGACCCTTGGAAAGATTTTTTCCAGAATAATCAGATGCTTAAATAACATCTCTTTATAGTAAGTAATATCTTAATCATGATTATACAGGATAATTCAAAGGCATCAAGATAGCAATATTTTGATGTCTTTGTTTTTTGACTTTTCGATAGTTCAAAAGAGAGCATACTGCTTTGTAGCTAAACAGCGTAACTCGCGTTAAATTTCCTAAAAATGTAGGTTTGTCTATTTTATAACGTTCGTTGTCAATGGTTACACCTGGTGCTATAATCATTGAGGCTTTATATCAATGATGCATTGAGTTGTTAATCAAGCTATTACCTTATGCATATTGATTTTTTGCTATTATCATTATAGGTACTCAAATAACTTAAGTAAGGTGACGTAAAATGAATGCAATCACAGTATTAATCGTTTTCCCTCTTTTAGCGGCCCTGTTGATATTCCTTACAAAGAATAACACAGTAAGAGACATGCTTGTACGCATTGGTGCCGTAATTACCGCTGTACTGACATTAGCGGTGGTAGTACTTTATTTTAATGACGGAATATCGTTCAATTATCCTCATGAGGAAATTATGGATTACATAATGGTCTTTGTTGAGATTGCGGTAGCGATTTTTGTTATTACAATCGGTTTCAAGAATAAAAAGTATCTGGTATCTGTTTTTTCTTTGACTCAAACATCAATGATTCTGTGGTTTGAATTTACCCAAAAGAATGGAATTGAAGTTGAGCATGCCTTTATTCTTGATAAGCTTTCAGCTATCATGATTCTGATTATTGGAATCGTAGGAAGTATGATTGCACTGTATGCAGTAGGCTATATGAAAGCATATCATGAGCATCATACGGATATTCCGGTAAGAAAGAACTTTTTCTTATCCATTCTGTTTTTATTCCTGTCCGCCATGTTTGGACTGGTATTAAGTAATAATCTTACATATTTATATTTCTGTTGGGAGGTTACTACATTATGTTCCTTCTTATTAATTGGATACACTAAAACACCTGAAGCAAAGAACAATGCGTTCCGCGCACTTGTTTATAACCTTGGTGGTGGTCTAGCCTTTGCTTTGGCAATTGTATATATAGGAATGAAATTTAGCGTCTTGGAGTTATCAACTCTTGTTGCCATGAAGCCGGAGGTAGCAGTACTTATTCCCGTATTTCTGCTTTCAATAGCCGCACTGACTAAGTCAGCACAGCTACCTTTCTCAAGTTGGCTGTTAGGTGCCATGGTTGCTCCTACACCTTCTTCCGCCTTATTGCATTCTGCAACAATGGTGAAGGCAGGTGTATATCTTGTCATCCGTTTGGCTCCGTTACTTGGTGACTCCGCTGTCGGACGTGTTGTAACTCTTGTCGGAGGTGTTACCTTCCTAGCTTGTTCCCTGATGGCAATCACCCAAAGCGATGCAAAGAAGATTCTAGCATATTCAACGATTGCCAACCTTGGTCTAATCGTAATATGTGCAAGTATTGGTACGCAGGAATCCCTATGGGCTGCTATTTTGCTTATCATCTTCCATGCGGTATCCAAATCCCTGCTGTTTATTACGGTAGGTTCTGTTGAGCACCAGATTGGCAGCCGTAATGTTGAGGATATGGGTTTACTGTTCCGTGTATCTGATAAGCTTGCTGTTTATATGATAATTGGTATTGCCGGAATGTTCTTGGCTCCGTTTGGTATGTTGATTTCCAAATGGGTGGCGATGAAGGCTTTTATGGATTCAAATAATATAGTAATCGTTATCATGCTTGCATACGGTAGTGCTGCTACACTATTTTACTGGACAAAATGGATGGGTAAATTGGTAACCAGAGCAAGAGTGAAAAAACATCATGAGAAGCATGAGTTTAGTTTGGATGAGCACATCCCGATTTTTATTCAGGCTGCCCTTGTTGTGATTTCCTGCTTTACCTTCCCATTAATATCAAAATACGCTTTAGTTCCATATTTAACTCAGCTATTCCATAAGGAAGCCCTAATTCCGATTGGTACTAGCGATGTTAAGATTATGCTATTTATGCTTAGTATGCTGATTATTCTTCCTATCGGCTTTATTCCAATCTATCGCGGAACAAAGCGCAGAAAGGTACTTGTTTATATGGCAGGAGCAAATACCGGAGATAATGAAAGCTTCCGTGATTCCTTAGGGAATACTACAAAGGTTGACCTTCGTAACTGGTACATGGAAGGAATATTTGGTGTAAAGAGATTAACTCTTTGGGGTAATCTGATTTCAATCGGTCTTCTGTGTGCCGGTGTAATTCTACTAATTGGAGGCTTGGCTGCATAATGGTTATTCTATTAGGTATATTGTTTATTATTTTAGCTCCGCTGGTTGGCGGTCTTTTGACAGGGATTGACCGTGTTATCACTGCAAGATTGCAGGGAAGGCAAGGGCCGCCTGTATTACAGCCTTTTTACGATGTATTCAAGCTAATTCAAAAGGAATCTATTCAAGTGAATTCCTTACATCGTTTTTATGTATATTTATCCTTGGTATTTGTAGTATTTACCTCCGGGATATTACTGGTTGGTGGAGATATGCTGTTGGCTGTTTTCGCCCTGACCTTAGGCACCGTATTTTTTGTTCTGGGAGGTTACTCCACCAGATCCCCATACAGTACCATTGGTGCAGAGCGTGAGTTGCTTCAGATTATGTCTTATGAACCCATGGTATTATTAACTTGTGTAAGCCTTTATTATGTGAAAGGTAGCTTTTTTGTAAAAAATATTATTGCCAAAGATGTTCCTGCAATTATTTATCTTCCGGGCGTATTCATTGGATTAATTTATATCATTACCATTAAGCTTAGAAAATCACCCTTTGATCTTAGTACGTCACATCATGGACATCAGGAAATCGTTAAGGGCATTACCACAGAGTATTCCGGCAGAGATCTTGCAGTAATTGAGATTACCCACTGGTATGAGGTTATCATTACATTGACCTTGGTATTTGTATTCTTTGCGACCTCCTCAGTGCTTAGTCGCGTACTTGCAGTAGTTGCTTGCTTAGTCGTATATTTTCTTGAGATTGTCATTGACAATGCTTTTGCACGCTATAAGTGGCAGCAAACCCTAAAATATTCATGGATTGTTACTGGTGTTCTGACAACACTAAACCTGATCGTATTGTCCTTCTTCCACTGATTTGCAGTAGAAAATACGGAATGTAGTATCCATTAACTTGATATGTGCATTGTCTCATAACGAGACATTAGCAATGCAGAAATGAGGAAAACTATGAAGTTTGTAAAAAAATCACCTTGGATTATACATTATGACGGATCCAGCTGTAATGGGTGCGATATCGAGGTTCTTGCCTGTCTGACACCTTTGTATGACGTGGAACGTTTTGGAATTATTAATACAGGTAATCCAAAGCATGCCGACATATTATTAATTACCGGTAGCGTAAATGAGCAGAATATTCCTGTAGTTAAGCAAATATATGAGCAGATGGCAGAACCGAAAATTGTTGTGGCAGTAGGAATTTGTGCAAATTCCGGTGGCATCTTCGCAGAGTGCTATAATGTATCCGGGGGAGTAGATAAGGTGCTGCCTGTTGATGTTTATGTACCTGGTTGCGCAGCAAGACCAGAGGCAATCATTGATGGTGTCGTAAAAGGTCTTGCTATACTGGAAGAGAAACAAAAGTATGCAAGAAAGAAAAATTGAGTCTACGTAATCTGTGACTTAATTTTAACATTGAAATCAGAGAGGAAAAGTTATGGGTCTACATACTATTCAACCAATTGAAACGAAGGAATTGTTATCCGAGACACTGCGTCTTAAGAGTGAAGGATACCGCATCGTTGCTATTTCCGCTACCGGTCTAGCGGGCGGAGCCACGGAGCTTTCCTATTCCTTTGATAAGAACTATGATTTAGTAAGCTTGAGATTTATTGCAAATGCAGAAGACGAGTTATCGAGCATCAGTTTAATTTATTCTCCTGCTTTTCTATATGAAAATGAGATTAAAGAACTTTTTGGCGTAAACATTGTAAATATCTCAGTTGATTATAATAATAATTTTTATACAATACCGGTGGAGACACCGTTTAAGAAGGCAGGTGAGGAATAATGGGAAAGAGAACAGTAGTACCCTTTGGTCCTCAGCATCCGGTACTTCCGGAGCCAATTCATCTGGATTTGGTACTTGAGGATGAAACCGTTGTTGAAGCAATTCCTAGAATTGGATATATCCACAGAGGCCTAGAAAAGCTGGTTGAGAAGAAGGATTTTATGCAGTATACCTATGTAGCTGAGCGTATCTGCGGTATCTGCTCTTTCATGCACGGAATGGGTTATTGTATGACAATCGAAAGCATCATGAATGTGGAAATTCCTGAAAGAGCGAAGTTCTTACGTACGATTTGGGCTGAGCTTTCTCGTATGCACAGCCATACCCTGTGGCTTGGTTTGCTTGCCGATGCTTTTGGCTTTGAAAGCTTGTTTATGCATTCCTGGAAGATTAGAGAACAGATTCTTGATATCTTTGAGGAAACCACAGGCGGAAGAGTTATCTTTTCCGTATGTGATGTGGGTGGTGTAAGAAAGGATATCAATGCAGAGACACTTACCAAGATTGTCACCATTTTAAATAAGGTAGAGAAAGAGTTAAAGGAACTTACAGATGTATTCCTTAATGATTCCTCTGTAAAGAGCCGTACCAAGGGTGTCGGTGTACTAACCAAGGAACAGGCCTATGATTTAGGTGCTGCTGGTCCTATGGCAAGAGCCAGCGGTGTTGAAGCTGATATGAGATGCCAGGGTTATGCGGCATATGACAAGCTAAAGTTTAAACCGATCATTGATACAGCAGGTGACAGCTACGCTAGAACTTCTGTAAGAATCGGGGAGATATTCCAGTCAATTGACTTAATTAGACAATGTGTAGAATTAATACCAGAAGGTGATATCAAGGTAAAGGTTACCGGAAATCCGTCTGGTGAGTATTTTACTCGTATAGAACAACCGCGTGGGGAGGTAGTGTATTATGCAAAGGCAAATGGTTCTAAATTTCTTGATCGCTTAAGAGTTAGAACACCTACCTTTGCAAATGTTCCTTCGTTGTTGGAGACACTCAAAGGCTGTGACCTTGCCGATGTGCCGATTTTAGTTCTGACCATCGATCCTTGTATCAGCTGTACAGAGCGCTAAGAGCGCAGCGTGAAAATGATATTTCACGCATTAAGATTGTGCCTGTGTAATCAAAGCGTGCAAGAACGCTTGGCACAATTTTAAAAGGTATTGAAATATACCATGATAGGAGAAATTATATGTCTGTATTTAGTATGACAAAAACACTTTTTAAGAATTTGTTTCATGGACCCTATACGGTGCTTTATCCCATTAAGGCAAAGGATAAATTTGATCGTACCAGAGGTAAGATTGAAATTTCAATTGATGATTGCATCTTTTGCAGTATGTGTCAGAGAAGATGTCCTACCGGAGCACTTACGGTAGATAAGGCAAAATCATCCTGGAGTATTGAGCGCTTTTCCTGTATCCAGTGCGGTTATTGTACCGAGGTATGCCCGAAGAAATGTCTTCATATGGATAACCAATACACAACACCATCAGAAAATAAGATAAGGGATGAGTTTGTAAAATGCACGAATACCCAATCACTCAGCGAATAATTGAAGTAGCAGATAGCTATGCCAGGGAGAATAACGCGGATGAGGTTAAGATAATTAACCTTGTTGTAGGAGATTATTCCGGTTATGTGGCAAGTTCCATCGAGCTGTATTTTGATATTATCGCGGAAAGCAGCCGGTGTGCCAAGGCAAAGCTTCATATTGAACGTGTCACACCAAAGTTAAAATGTAACAAATGTGGTGAGTACTTCGAGAGAAAACCATTTTCCTTTGAATGTCCAACCTGTCAAGGGGAAGGAAGTCCAACGGAGATCGGACAGGAA is a window of Lachnoclostridium phytofermentans ISDg DNA encoding:
- the ligD gene encoding DNA ligase D gives rise to the protein MTTKLNEYNQKRNFERTLEPEGKTEDSEESLRFVIQHHMARKEHYDFRLEWNEVLLSWAVPKGPSFDTHDKRLAVQVEDHPLEYRNFEGTIPKGEYGGGVVMLWDEGFWEPQGNVEEGLREGMLKFVLKGKRLKGKWALVRLKAKASEAKDNWLLLKEKDEYVKNTDGISEFITSIRTGRTMKEIEEGEEEKIMRNPFHMVDAQLAKLVNTVPEGEDWLYELKYDGYRIIAFVEGNSVRLITRNGNDYMRRFHDVATSLIDLAAGRAMVLDGEMVVTDPSGKTDFQALQNYMKNPKGQNLTYIVFDLLALNGADLRGQPLIHRKEMLEALMKDAPKNLYYSRYVRGNGKESFAVACASDMEGIVGKKADSIYSGTRNGDWIKLKCDKRQEFVIGGYTLSDKKVWGISSLLLGVYEGEELVFAGRAGTGLSESDMKTLEEKFENIKRMAPVFKTAPSPKSNEKITWLEPKLVAEIKFAEWTKDNLLRQASFKGIRTDKDPMDIKREKPEEEIQSQSSEKEVEKPMGVNANSIIIEGIKISNPDKVMFDDPVITKLDVVQYYEKVSELMLPYVSHRVLSIVRCPKGVSQTCFYKKHPGAGSKGIITIPITTSSGETEDYFYIENISGLISEVQMGTLEFHTWGSRIDELEKPDVMVFDLDPDEGMDLSQVRQGVLDVRSILNELCLNSYLKTSGGKGYHVVVPLKPVVNWNVFNDFARRVAEVMEKKWPDRYTSNVRKAKRTDKIFIDWIRNGRGATSVAPYSVRARKGARVSMPIAWEELDTVAPDGITMADALLRLNGKDPWKDFFQNNQMLK
- a CDS encoding NADH-quinone oxidoreductase subunit 5 family protein: MNAITVLIVFPLLAALLIFLTKNNTVRDMLVRIGAVITAVLTLAVVVLYFNDGISFNYPHEEIMDYIMVFVEIAVAIFVITIGFKNKKYLVSVFSLTQTSMILWFEFTQKNGIEVEHAFILDKLSAIMILIIGIVGSMIALYAVGYMKAYHEHHTDIPVRKNFFLSILFLFLSAMFGLVLSNNLTYLYFCWEVTTLCSFLLIGYTKTPEAKNNAFRALVYNLGGGLAFALAIVYIGMKFSVLELSTLVAMKPEVAVLIPVFLLSIAALTKSAQLPFSSWLLGAMVAPTPSSALLHSATMVKAGVYLVIRLAPLLGDSAVGRVVTLVGGVTFLACSLMAITQSDAKKILAYSTIANLGLIVICASIGTQESLWAAILLIIFHAVSKSLLFITVGSVEHQIGSRNVEDMGLLFRVSDKLAVYMIIGIAGMFLAPFGMLISKWVAMKAFMDSNNIVIVIMLAYGSAATLFYWTKWMGKLVTRARVKKHHEKHEFSLDEHIPIFIQAALVVISCFTFPLISKYALVPYLTQLFHKEALIPIGTSDVKIMLFMLSMLIILPIGFIPIYRGTKRRKVLVYMAGANTGDNESFRDSLGNTTKVDLRNWYMEGIFGVKRLTLWGNLISIGLLCAGVILLIGGLAA
- a CDS encoding respiratory chain complex I subunit 1 family protein; translation: MVILLGILFIILAPLVGGLLTGIDRVITARLQGRQGPPVLQPFYDVFKLIQKESIQVNSLHRFYVYLSLVFVVFTSGILLVGGDMLLAVFALTLGTVFFVLGGYSTRSPYSTIGAERELLQIMSYEPMVLLTCVSLYYVKGSFFVKNIIAKDVPAIIYLPGVFIGLIYIITIKLRKSPFDLSTSHHGHQEIVKGITTEYSGRDLAVIEITHWYEVIITLTLVFVFFATSSVLSRVLAVVACLVVYFLEIVIDNAFARYKWQQTLKYSWIVTGVLTTLNLIVLSFFH
- a CDS encoding NADH-quinone oxidoreductase subunit B family protein, producing MKFVKKSPWIIHYDGSSCNGCDIEVLACLTPLYDVERFGIINTGNPKHADILLITGSVNEQNIPVVKQIYEQMAEPKIVVAVGICANSGGIFAECYNVSGGVDKVLPVDVYVPGCAARPEAIIDGVVKGLAILEEKQKYARKKN
- a CDS encoding NADH-quinone oxidoreductase subunit C translates to MGLHTIQPIETKELLSETLRLKSEGYRIVAISATGLAGGATELSYSFDKNYDLVSLRFIANAEDELSSISLIYSPAFLYENEIKELFGVNIVNISVDYNNNFYTIPVETPFKKAGEE
- a CDS encoding hydrogenase large subunit — its product is MGKRTVVPFGPQHPVLPEPIHLDLVLEDETVVEAIPRIGYIHRGLEKLVEKKDFMQYTYVAERICGICSFMHGMGYCMTIESIMNVEIPERAKFLRTIWAELSRMHSHTLWLGLLADAFGFESLFMHSWKIREQILDIFEETTGGRVIFSVCDVGGVRKDINAETLTKIVTILNKVEKELKELTDVFLNDSSVKSRTKGVGVLTKEQAYDLGAAGPMARASGVEADMRCQGYAAYDKLKFKPIIDTAGDSYARTSVRIGEIFQSIDLIRQCVELIPEGDIKVKVTGNPSGEYFTRIEQPRGEVVYYAKANGSKFLDRLRVRTPTFANVPSLLETLKGCDLADVPILVLTIDPCISCTER
- a CDS encoding 4Fe-4S dicluster domain-containing protein, yielding MSVFSMTKTLFKNLFHGPYTVLYPIKAKDKFDRTRGKIEISIDDCIFCSMCQRRCPTGALTVDKAKSSWSIERFSCIQCGYCTEVCPKKCLHMDNQYTTPSENKIRDEFVKCTNTQSLSE
- a CDS encoding hydrogenase maturation nickel metallochaperone HypA/HybF, with protein sequence MHEYPITQRIIEVADSYARENNADEVKIINLVVGDYSGYVASSIELYFDIIAESSRCAKAKLHIERVTPKLKCNKCGEYFERKPFSFECPTCQGEGSPTEIGQEFYIRSIEV